The Agelaius phoeniceus isolate bAgePho1 chromosome 4, bAgePho1.hap1, whole genome shotgun sequence genome includes a region encoding these proteins:
- the LOC129120873 gene encoding general transcription factor IIE subunit 1-like, with product MEEHSVPSEVPAALKRLAKCIVRGFYGVECSLALDVLIRYPCVKEEDLLQLLKYERKQLRSALNVLRADKLLKLRVRVETGPNGKSTRHNYYYINYKVLVDVVKYKLDHVRRKIEAEERDSTTRSSFKCPSCSSTYTDLEVNQLFDAFTETFRCTYCNTEVEEDGSAFPKHDARTLLAKFNEQIEPLFVLLRQTEEIVLPYDLLEPQPTEIPELSESFDPKLGSSVLESCSRPEKWAHRSSAFGLAYTQNLTIDVQDSKQEKKRREKATEKQPIWLSQSTVEGAATATNNSVGVNASEETEENFKETVTDNEIIKTLLIHESKSSSSTDQAPIVKNKLHGSLSDSSEFEEDAKHSRGAGMKVAGSNFEQEEEQETLDPILMVAGQPCSYGQVSENPELVSLMTNEERDTYIKVGQEMFQSVFE from the exons ATGGAGGAGCACAGCGTTCCCAGCGAGGTGCCAGCAGCCCTGAAGCGCCTGGCCAAGTGCATAGTGCGTGGTTTCTATGGTGTGGAGTGCTCCCTGGCCCTGGACGTGCTGATCCGCTACCCCTGTGTGAAAGAGGAGGACCTGTTACAGCTGCTCAAGTACGAGCGCAAGCAGCTGCGCAGCGCCCTCAACGTGCTCAGGGCGGACAAGCTGCTGAAGCTGCGGGTGCGAGTTGAAACGGGGCCCAACGGCAAGAGCACCAGGCACAATTACTACTACATCAATTACAAGGTGCTGGTGGATGTGGTAAAATACAAACTGGATCATGTACGCCGGAAAATAGAAGCAGAAGAGCGGGATTCAACTACCAGATCCTCTTTTAAATGTCCATCTTGCTCTAGCACGTACACAGACCTTGAAGTCAATCAGCTCTTTGATGCATTTACAG AGACTTTTCGCTGCACTTACTGCAACACTGAGGTAGAGGAAGATGGCTCGGCGTTTCCGAAGCACGACGCTCGAACGTTGCTGGCGAAGTTCAACGAGCAGATCGAGCCTCTCTTTGTGCTGCTGCGTCAGACCGAAGAGATTGTGCTGCCCTATGACTTGCTGGAGCCTCAGCCAACAGAAATACCAGAATTATCAGAAAG CTTTGATCCAAAGCTGGGCTCAAGTGTGCTGGAATCCTGCAGCCGCCCTGAAAAATGGGCACACAGAAgttctgcttttggccttgcATACACCCAAAATTTAACTATTGATGTCCAAGACTCAaagcaagagaagaaaagaagagaaaaagcaacTGAAAAGCAACCTATCTGGTTGTCACAGAGCACTGTGgaaggagcagcaacagccaccAACAATAGTGTTG GAGTAAATGCTtctgaagaaactgaagaaaattttaaagaaactgTCACTGATAATGAAATCATCAAGACTCTTCTGATCCATGAATCCAAGTCATCATCTAGCACAGACCAGGCTCCTATTGTCAAAAACAAACTACATGGATCACTCAGTGATAGCAGTGAGTTTGAAGAGGATGCCAAGCACTCAAGAGGAGCAGGAATGAAAGTAGCAGGCAGCAACTTTGAACAAGAGGAGGAACAGGAAACTCTGGATCCTATTTTAATGGTAgctggccagccctgctcatATGGCCAAGTTAGTGAAAACCCAGAGCTTGTGTCTCTCATGACAAATGAAGAGAGAGACACTTATATAAAAGTAGGACAAGAAATGTTCCAGTCTGTCTTTGAGTAA